In Flexibacter flexilis DSM 6793, a genomic segment contains:
- a CDS encoding acetyl-CoA C-acyltransferase — protein MNAYVIAGYRTAVGKSNRGGFRFTRPDDLAAEVIKHLVASVPNFDPARVDDLIVGNAVPEAEQGMQMGRMISLLSLPMNVPGMIVNRYCGSGLEAIAIASARIHAGMADCIIAGGTESMSMVPVMGWKTALNYGISQNHADYYIGMGLTAEQVSEKYKIGREEQDEFAFNSHQKAIAALKDGKFKDEIVPVKVQETYLDENMKKRTREFVVDTDEGPRADTNKEALAKLKPVFAQGGSVTAGNSSQTSDGAAFVMVVSERMLKELNVKPIARMMSYVASGVEPRYMGIGPIAAIPLALQRAGLTQNDIDMIELNEAFAAQSLAVIKELDLDMSRINPNGGAIALGHPLGCSGAKLSVQLFNEMRRQGKKYGMVSACVGGGQGVAGIYEFLN, from the coding sequence ATGAATGCTTACGTTATTGCAGGCTACCGCACAGCCGTAGGAAAATCTAACAGAGGTGGTTTCCGTTTCACTCGCCCAGACGATTTGGCGGCTGAAGTTATCAAACATTTGGTTGCCTCTGTACCTAATTTTGACCCCGCTCGCGTGGACGACCTTATCGTCGGCAACGCCGTGCCTGAAGCCGAACAAGGTATGCAAATGGGTCGTATGATTTCTTTGCTTTCTTTGCCAATGAACGTGCCAGGTATGATTGTAAACCGTTATTGCGGTTCGGGCTTGGAAGCTATCGCAATTGCTTCGGCTCGTATTCACGCTGGTATGGCCGATTGTATCATCGCTGGCGGTACAGAATCTATGTCTATGGTGCCTGTAATGGGCTGGAAAACAGCTCTTAATTATGGCATTTCGCAAAATCACGCTGATTATTATATCGGCATGGGCTTAACAGCCGAGCAAGTGAGCGAAAAATATAAAATCGGCCGCGAAGAACAAGACGAGTTTGCGTTTAATTCGCACCAAAAAGCAATTGCAGCACTGAAAGACGGTAAGTTCAAAGACGAAATCGTGCCAGTGAAAGTGCAAGAAACTTATTTGGACGAGAACATGAAAAAACGTACTCGCGAATTTGTAGTGGATACCGACGAAGGCCCACGTGCCGACACGAACAAAGAGGCTTTGGCCAAACTAAAACCAGTATTTGCGCAAGGTGGTTCGGTTACGGCTGGTAACTCTTCACAAACTTCTGATGGTGCTGCTTTCGTAATGGTAGTATCTGAACGTATGTTGAAAGAGTTGAACGTGAAGCCAATCGCGCGTATGATGAGCTATGTGGCTTCGGGCGTTGAGCCTCGCTACATGGGTATCGGACCTATCGCTGCTATTCCATTGGCGTTGCAACGTGCTGGCCTTACTCAAAACGATATTGACATGATTGAGCTTAACGAGGCTTTCGCCGCTCAATCGTTGGCCGTAATTAAAGAGCTTGACCTTGACATGAGCCGCATCAACCCGAATGGTGGTGCTATCGCATTGGGTCACCCATTGGGCTGCTCTGGTGCGAAACTTTCCGTACAACTATTCAACGAAATGCGCCGTCAAGGTAAAAAATACGGCATGGTTTCAGCTTGCGTAGGTGGCGGACAAGGCGTTGCGGGTATTTACGAATTCTTGAATTAA
- a CDS encoding RNA polymerase sigma factor, which translates to MDATLTDKTLVEGCIAGNNAAREALYKLYYGKMLSLCLRYTQNRDQARDLMHEGFLKVFESIGMFKSEGSLEGWIRRIMVNIAIAHYHKQNKLRLTHSAITETDEDDHHTETALISDDDIVAKISYEELLQLIRGLPAAYQTVFNLYAIEGYTHKEIAEMLQISEGASKSNLFKARAKLQQQVTQLLNTQDSYNNVQ; encoded by the coding sequence ATGGACGCTACACTAACCGACAAAACACTGGTGGAAGGCTGTATCGCCGGCAATAATGCCGCGCGGGAGGCACTCTATAAGTTGTATTACGGCAAAATGTTGTCGCTGTGTTTGCGCTATACTCAAAACCGCGACCAAGCCCGCGATTTGATGCACGAAGGTTTCCTGAAGGTATTCGAAAGTATCGGGATGTTTAAAAGCGAAGGTTCGTTGGAGGGTTGGATTCGGCGCATTATGGTCAATATCGCCATTGCGCATTATCACAAACAAAACAAATTGCGTCTGACGCATTCGGCTATTACAGAAACCGATGAAGACGACCACCACACGGAAACTGCTCTAATTTCTGATGATGACATTGTCGCCAAAATCAGTTATGAAGAATTGCTTCAACTCATTCGCGGATTGCCTGCGGCTTACCAGACGGTTTTTAACCTCTATGCCATAGAAGGCTATACGCACAAGGAAATTGCCGAAATGCTGCAAATCAGCGAAGGTGCTTCCAAATCCAACTTGTTTAAGGCAAGAGCAAAATTGCAACAACAAGTAACACAGCTACTTAACACACAAGATTCTTACAATAATGTCCAATAA
- a CDS encoding acyl carrier protein, protein MEYVGKKIAETLTRKFLISYENITERSHFVKDLGFDSLDFALLIQELENLFDISITEKEAARMQTVGSAIDCIEYKISIFSLFR, encoded by the coding sequence ATGGAATATGTAGGTAAAAAAATCGCGGAAACACTCACTCGGAAGTTTTTGATTAGCTACGAGAACATTACCGAACGGTCGCATTTCGTCAAAGATTTGGGCTTTGACTCGTTGGATTTTGCACTGCTTATCCAAGAACTAGAAAATTTGTTCGACATTTCCATTACCGAAAAAGAAGCGGCGCGTATGCAAACCGTCGGCTCGGCGATTGACTGCATCGAATACAAAATTTCGATTTTTTCGCTTTTCAGATAA